The following nucleotide sequence is from Aptenodytes patagonicus chromosome 6, bAptPat1.pri.cur, whole genome shotgun sequence.
TGCATTAATCTGTGGGAGATTAATCTGACTGTTGGTGTCACCACTTCAGCAGCTCAGTCAGGAAATATTTGGGGTCAGGTGTGCGCTGTGCATGACCTCTGCTGCTCGCAGTATTAGCTTCTGCTTCTTTGGGTGTTCGTGTTTCACAGGGAAGCATGAAACTTTCCTGCCTCACAGGCAGCATCCCGGTCTTGAGGCATCCAGGGAAATATGCAATTATAAGACGGGCAGCCCGAGTCGTGGGGCTTGCTGCCAGCAGGGCAGTGCTCTGaaccagcagcaaaacaaaccCTGGCTCACCAAGCAGGGACAGGTAATTTGTGTGCAGAGGAATGTGCTGtgacctggaaaaaaatgcaggtgaTTAAACAGATGTGAACACATGCCTTCTACAACTAGCAGGAGTTGAGCTGCTCCCTGGTACATCCGAGATTAGTGCTGAGATTGTCCCATCCCACGCGGAGGggtcttcctctccctcttctctgTCACCGTCCCCGTGGCACTGAAGCACACCCCGCTGGCAGGGGCACGTGGGGAGaggcaccctggggtgctggggtggttTAACCGGGGACAGCATTTGCCCCGCCGCACCTGGCCCAGGACCTGGtgtgccctggctgctgctgaaacTGTCCCCAGGGTCAAGCTGTCCCTCTGGGGATGCTGTGGTTAGCTTGTACGTGTTTCAGCCACCTCTTGGCAGGTGGATGCGTCAGGGGGGATGATTTActggaagccaaaaaaaaaagtgatttcaaaCTCACCTGATTTTATTTCTCACCTTGTCATTCTCCTCTTAGTTCCAATGGCAAAGTCAATGAAGTCGAAGGAGAACTCATGCACATGGATGTAAAGGAGCCGGCCAAGCTGGGTGTCCGCTTTAACTGGTGTAAGTGTGTGGCTGGGAGGCTCGCAGCCTCCGCCAGCTCCCCGGTGCTCGCCGGGCTCAGCAGCACTGTGGTGCAGGCATCGCAGGAGGGCCACGCCTGCACGAAGCAGGCACCGCTGCCATGTCATCAGGGATGCAAAATTAGCAAAGCAAGAGGCAAAGCTCCCCTGGTGACTTCAGCGCAGCACGACAGGGCAATGGCAAAGGGTTAGGAGAGACGTTGTGACCAGCAGGCAGTGGTGGAGCACCCTTCACCAGCTGATCTCAAAGCAAGAAAGATCAGCAGCATTACCGTCCCTCCAGGTCATTTCacagatggggacagggagggtgggaggtggggggggcagccccacagctgctgcaAGGGCCAGGAATAGGCTTGTTTTTCTGAACACAGCGGTATAGCTACTagccctccctgcctctgcttACAAGCGCCTTTTAATAACCATTAATaatatgtttttgtttgctttttcttcccttgtcaATGTAACACACGACAGGGGCCCGCCGAGGTGCAGTGCATCTTATTCACGTTGCACAGCACTTTCCTCTGTCCGCAGCGACACTTTGGAAAGTGAGCAGAAGTCTCCCCCTTGGCTCCCTTCTTATTCTGCTCCCTCACACCTTTTCCTTGGCTGTTTCGTAGCACTCACACAGACAGGTTATTTGGAGAAATGGGTGGAGCAGGGGTACTTGCAAAGGAGATACAATTATTGTTCATGAGCACAGCCAGACTTAATTATGTGCTGCTAAGGCATCACCCACAGCCATTTCACCCGCAGCGTGCGCAAACCCCAACCGTCCCCACTGGACACGAGCCCCAGAGGACAGCGCCTGGCACTGCTAAGTGGGTCAGAAATAAATCCCGGGGCACTTACGCCTGCCTGATGGTTTGAAGCTGGAGTGGCTGTCCCTCATCAGAGCAGATGCTTTGGGTGTAGCAGTCTGATGGAGAAAAGAATTTGGCCCAGGCGGCTGGTGCTGGTGGGATGGGCTGAGCCATACCGATTCCCACCACCCGGGCTCCAGCTGGCTCCATGGACAGGGCACCCGGGGCAGCAGGTGGTGGTTCGTGCTCCTCAGATCATCAGTGTCAGCTCCCAGCCCTACAGCTCCTTCCCACCAGCAAGCACCCTCATGCGGGTACGAGCTGGGCTGGCTTTTGTTGGCCCGGACGAGCTGTTCAGGTCAGTGTTAACTTTCCAGCATGTCCTTCCTAGTCAGGGCTTTGTGGCTTTCTCGAGTCCCTCTGGGCAGAACAAGGAGTCCTAATAGGCTTTTACAAATTATAGCTCCTTGTACTGACCACAGTTATGCGGCCCAGGAGCAGCAAAAGTGGGAACAGCACCAGGAGCCGTGGCTCTAGTGCTGCAGAGCAGTCCAGAGTCGGTTACCCGTGGCGTTCACAGTGCCCTTCTTTCTCCTAGTCATGCCTTCTGCCCCTTACTGGGTCATCTCCACCGACTATGAAAACTACTCACTGGTTTATTCCTGCACCAACATCCTCTGGCTCTTCCACATTGACTACGCCTGGATTATATCAAGAGCTCCCGAGATGCACCCAGAAACCGTGGAGCACCTGAAGAGCCTGCTCCAGTCCTACAAGATTGACACCGAGAAAATGATGCCCACGGATCAACTTAACTGCCCTCCTGAGATGTAACTCCCGGCACGCGGTGACACAGCGCCAGACCAGCGATGAACTTTGTTGCTTTCTTTATTATCCATTAGAATTTCTCTATGTAACAGAGAAATGTAATAATCCTTTCGCTAACGGTAGTTTGCCAGCCCTGAGTTACCCCTTGCTGTCATTCCCTCTATCACTCTCCCCGCTTTCTCGTCTCACTCTGACTTTTGTAGAGTAACTGAGTGATTCAAAGCTAACGGGTGAAGAAAAGACGTGAAGTGCAGACGTGAAGCTCTGCTGTTGCTGTGAGTTCTCCAGTACGTGGATGGGAAAGGGTATGAGATGTGATGTGCAAGTACTAGTCCCAGGGGAAAACCTTTCATCGTGTGCTTGCAGGTTTGTTTCCCATTTTTGTCTTGGTGCTTCTGGGCCCACCAGGAGTCCACGGTGTCTGAGCTACATCACAGGCACTGCCTTCCCAGCAGCAACGCCCAGACACGAGGGGTCGGTCCTGCAGCCTGGGAACTGAGAGTGGGGGTCTTTCATGTTTTCTGGTGGAGGCCTGTAGGTGTACGTTACTGCCAAGTCAGCAGACCTCCTTGCTAGAAATCAGATCTGGCCCTTTGTATTTAAAGTCTGAGAAGTCAAAAAATGTCCAGAAATTCAGCATTGCTCCATCCGCAGTGTCTGTACGTGACTTGCCTCAAGTGAGGCTGGTCCTGCACTCCCAAGGGGTCAGCTCTGAGAGTATCTGTAAGCAGACAGAGACGGGTCTGCTCCCTTGTCCTCTCCTCCCAAGGCTTTTCCCGAACACCGAGAGACGGCAGGTTGTGCCTGACATCCTGCTCACTGCTTTTGTACGTGCCGAGTGCCCGCTGGCACTGCATCTGCCCTGGCAGGTGTTCACCAGGCACCGTGACAACTCTGCTTGAATAGCATTGATGCaactcattaaaaatgaaataaaaatatccgCTTTGGGGCTTTTGTACCTTCCCAGCTGCATGACCTTTTCGATCAGGCTAGGGGGGGCTCAGCGTGCAGGGTCTGCCCCTCCTCTGAGGCTACGGCACTGTGGTAGTGGGAATGCAATGCAACATGAGCAACCATGTCTGAAGTTAAATGGTTTGCTCCAGGAGCCTGGAAGTCTTTCCAGCTCTCTCGGATCAGATGTGCGGGCTTCCCCCATTGTCTGAGCCATGCCAGCAAACCCATGTCGTGGCTTTGGCTGGCGGTGCCcccatctcctgctgcttttATTGACATGAAGGAACAACGTTGTGGACACAGAATATTGTAAACCTGCAGGAAAAGTTCTATGCTTACTGTGGTGGGACCCCGATGGGTGTGGGTGTGCAGCAAAGCGCCTTCTTGGTCTGGGAGGGCTACAGGTgctgggcagggagccagcaTTTCACTGATCCTTACCCGTCGGAGGGGGGTGAGACAGGAGGGAGGCCTTGCAGGGATCAGAAACAACTGCCACGTTCAAGCCATTAGCCCTTTAAACTTTTAAATCCTAACGCCACGGTTCCCGTGACACAAAATCAAACACTCCACCCGCATCCTCAGGCTGCAAGGATGACGGAGGACACGCCACGCCAGGATGCCGACAGCTGCACGGTGGCTCCCAGGTGTGTTAGGTTTTTGGGGTAGATCACTTCATCGCTGCTTCACCAGATTCCTATCTTCTTCCTCACACGGATGGTGATGCCGCAGCCCACAGCCCCtcgcagctctgctgccagcccaCGGCCGGGTGGCTGTGCAGGCACCGAGCCCCCGGCGTGGGACCCCGCGGCCACCACAGGAGGGGCGGCCGCTGCCACCCCTGGATCCGGCCGGGAACCGGGATCTGCGGGTCCTGCTGAGAAACGGGAGCGTTTTGCTCAGTGGCGGAAAGCCACGCCGTCCGAGCCCTCCGGACGCCACGCCGCCTCCCTTCTTGTGCCGCGGAGACCTGCGGCAGGCCCGGGCTGTCCTGCCGAAGGCCGCAGCGCCGGGGCACCGCAGAGCGGCCGCAGCATCTCCACACGGCAGCGCGGAGGGGGCTCCGGGG
It contains:
- the APOD gene encoding apolipoprotein D — translated: MLSTAVQLSVLLGLLGFGKGQMFHMGPCPDPPVQEDFDINKYLGKWYEIEKLPSSFEKGSCIQANYSLKENGKFKVINKELLSNGKVNEVEGELMHMDVKEPAKLGVRFNWFMPSAPYWVISTDYENYSLVYSCTNILWLFHIDYAWIISRAPEMHPETVEHLKSLLQSYKIDTEKMMPTDQLNCPPEM